The DNA region CGATGGCGCTGAAGAAGGACGGCGACGGCCGCCGATGGGTCGAGATGGAGTTCCCGGTCCCCGGCACGCCCGAGCAGGTGTGGCAGGCGATTGCCACCGGCCCCGGCATGACTGCCTGGTTCACCCACACCGCCGTCGATGAGAAAGTCGGTGGCGCAGTCGAATTCGACTTCGGTGATGGTTCGGCCAGCACGGGGATCGTCACCTGCTGGCAACCGCCCGAACGGTTCTGCTACGAGGAGCACGGATGGAGCGGCGATGCGCCCCCCGTGGCGACCGAGGTCGTGGTGATCAGTCGCACGGGCGACCGGTGCGTCGTGCGCATGGTGCACAGCCTGTTCACCGACCGCGACGACTGGGACGACGAACTCGAGAGCTTCGAGTCGGGCTGGCCCGGCTTCTTCGAGGTACTGCGGATCTATCTGACCGACTTCTCGGGACAACCCGCAGCCAGCATGCAGGCGATGGTCACCCGGACGGAGGACATCAGCCAGGCGTGGTCGACGCTGACGACGGCTCTCGGCCTGGCGAGCCGCGACGTCGGGGACCGGTGCCGCACGACCGGGGACGCGCCGAGGTGGTCCGGGGTCGTGGCGCGCGTCCACCAAGACGTGCGCAGTCGCGAACTGATGCTACGGCTCGACGAGCCGTGCCCGGGCGTCTCCGTCATTGGCGCCTGCGGCTCAGATGAAACGGCGCGCGTGATGGTCAGCAACTACTTCTACGGGCCGGCGGCATCCGCGACCGCCGTTGCCCAACAAGCAGCGTGGACGGACTGGCTGCGGGCATTCGCGACCTGATTGTGTCCGAAACTTGACTGGCCGTGGTGCGCAACCAGTCGACGATGGACGGCATGCGCCGACTGGTGGTAGTGCTGTGCGCTGCGGCAGTCTGGGCAGCGGTGGTGCTGGTGGGCGCACCTCCAGCCGTCGGCGGGTTCACGCCGTGGTTCGCTCCATCCGTCGGGGCAGCGACCCAGGTGCTCTCGGTGACCGGCACCGGTGTCTCCGACGCCAAGCTCGACGTCTGGCAGCGCACCGGTTCCGGGTGGCAGCCGGTCACCGGCGGAATCGGAATCCCGGCCAAGATCGGCGCAAAAGGTATGTCGCCCAACCACTTCGATGGATCCATGATGACCCCGAAAGGGATCTACACGCTGGACTTCGCGTTCGGGACCGAACCGAATCCCGGTGGTGGGCTGCGCTACGTCCAGGTCGGATCCGACCACTGGTGGGACGGCGACATGAACAGCCCCACGTACAACACGATGCAGGTCTGCAAACGCGACCAGTGTCGCTTCAACACCTCGCTGAGTTCGGGGACCGAGAATCTGAACATCCCGCAGTACGCCCATGCGGTGGTGATGGGCGTCAACAAGGCGCGCATCCCCGGCAAGGGCGGA from Mycobacterium sp. SMC-4 includes:
- a CDS encoding L,D-transpeptidase gives rise to the protein MRRLVVVLCAAAVWAAVVLVGAPPAVGGFTPWFAPSVGAATQVLSVTGTGVSDAKLDVWQRTGSGWQPVTGGIGIPAKIGAKGMSPNHFDGSMMTPKGIYTLDFAFGTEPNPGGGLRYVQVGSDHWWDGDMNSPTYNTMQVCKRDQCRFNTSLSSGTENLNIPQYAHAVVMGVNKARIPGKGGAFFVHSTDGGPTAGCVAIDDATLVTIMRWLRPGALIAITE
- a CDS encoding SRPBCC domain-containing protein → MALKKDGDGRRWVEMEFPVPGTPEQVWQAIATGPGMTAWFTHTAVDEKVGGAVEFDFGDGSASTGIVTCWQPPERFCYEEHGWSGDAPPVATEVVVISRTGDRCVVRMVHSLFTDRDDWDDELESFESGWPGFFEVLRIYLTDFSGQPAASMQAMVTRTEDISQAWSTLTTALGLASRDVGDRCRTTGDAPRWSGVVARVHQDVRSRELMLRLDEPCPGVSVIGACGSDETARVMVSNYFYGPAASATAVAQQAAWTDWLRAFAT